One Glycine max cultivar Williams 82 chromosome 6, Glycine_max_v4.0, whole genome shotgun sequence DNA segment encodes these proteins:
- the LOC102661669 gene encoding vascular-related unknown protein 1 isoform X1 gives MSSTTKAPPSSNDAMSTEESGWTTYFDDFFNNHVVDNNKCSMPLSGGVASSSLVSDAASSAEKKKVANSKQVEEFNYVNRYVKRSSFKKRKDVITALIDDSLEDTATSPLNSPKVLYANQKIDKANRRK, from the exons ATGAGTTCCACAACCAAAGCCCCTCCTTCCTCTAATGATGCTATGTCAACTGAGGAGAGTGGTTGGACGACATACTTTGATGACTTCTTCAACAACCATGTTGTGGATAACAACAAGTGTTCCATGCCTTTATCCGGTGGTGTTGCTAGCTCCTCCCTTGTCTCCGATGCAGCTTCTTCGGCAGAGAAGAAAAAAGTGGCAAATAGTAAACAAGTTGAGGAGTTTAATTATGTGAATAGATATGTCAAGAGATCAAGTTTCAAGAAGAGGAAGGATGTCATAACGGCTTTGATTGATGACTCTTTGGAAGATACGGCAACTTCTCCTCTTAATAGTCCCAAG GTTTTGTATGCGAATCAGAAGATTGACAAGGCAAACAGACGGAAGTAG
- the LOC102661669 gene encoding vascular-related unknown protein 1 isoform X2, protein MSSTTKAPPSSNDAMSTEESGWTTYFDDFFNNHVVDNNKCSMPLSGGVASSSLVSDAASSAEKKKVANSKQVEEFNYVNRYVKRSSFKKRKDVITALIDDSLEDTATSPLNSPK, encoded by the exons ATGAGTTCCACAACCAAAGCCCCTCCTTCCTCTAATGATGCTATGTCAACTGAGGAGAGTGGTTGGACGACATACTTTGATGACTTCTTCAACAACCATGTTGTGGATAACAACAAGTGTTCCATGCCTTTATCCGGTGGTGTTGCTAGCTCCTCCCTTGTCTCCGATGCAGCTTCTTCGGCAGAGAAGAAAAAAGTGGCAAATAGTAAACAAGTTGAGGAGTTTAATTATGTGAATAGATATGTCAAGAGATCAAGTTTCAAGAAGAGGAAGGATGTCATAACGGCTTTGATTGATGACTCTTTGGAAGATACGGCAACTTCTCCTCTTAATAGTCCCAAG TAG